A single region of the Belonocnema kinseyi isolate 2016_QV_RU_SX_M_011 unplaced genomic scaffold, B_treatae_v1 SchBZDm_1784;HRSCAF=1962, whole genome shotgun sequence genome encodes:
- the LOC117182517 gene encoding uncharacterized protein LOC117182517 yields MIVRHYHEKCLHSATQLTMTYVRQLYWIWRTRQVIKSVIYNCIPCSRLKAAVSEQLMAALPVHRISRPSRPFTHVGVDYAGPLKIKMNKGRGHASQSAYIAVFVCFAVRVIHLDVVSDYTSDASIAALKRMVARRGLPHTIYSDNGTNFKGADREIAETFSRVMKSTQVQSHLINDKIRWKYIPPAAAHFGGIWESGVQSVKHHLRRILGNRFPTFEELSTRNCQIEMSLNSRPLLPLSDDPEDLR; encoded by the coding sequence TCCGACAGCTTTATTGGATTTGGAGAACAAGGCAAGTCATAAAATCcgtaatttataattgtattccTTGCTCTCGTTTGAAGGCGGCTGTCTCTGAACAATTGATGGCAGCTCTACCTGTCCATCGGATCTCGCGCCCTTCACGGCCATTCACACATGTTGGTGTAGATTATGCCGGGcctctgaaaataaaaatgaataagggTCGTGGTCATGCCTCGCAGTCTGCTTACATCGCGGTATTTGTCTGTTTTGCCGTACGCGTGATCCATTTGGACGTAGTGAGTGACTACACTTCAGATGCTTCTATAGCCGCTCTTAAACGAATGGTAGCTCGACGTGGATTGCCTCACACAATCTACAGTGACAATGGCACAAATTTTAAGGGTGCAGATCGCGAAATAGCGGAGACGTTTTCCCGAGTTATGAAGAGTACTCAAGTTCAATCGCATTTAATCAATGATAAAATTCGTTGGAAGTATATACCGCCTGCGGCTGCGCATTTTGGAGGAATCTGGGAATCGGGTGTGCAAAGTGTTAAGCACCATTTGCGCCGAATTTTAGGGAATCGTTTTCCCACCTTCGAGGAATTAAGTACCCGGAATTGTCAGATCGAAATGAGTCTCAACTCTCGACCTTTGCTTCCCCTGTCGGATGACCCAGAGGATTTGCGG